The following are encoded in a window of Arthrobacter sp. NicSoilB4 genomic DNA:
- a CDS encoding DEAD/DEAH box helicase, whose protein sequence is MKGQHAGGTLEADAMDRFSRPTREWFLGAFTAPTPAQNGAWNAISSGAHALVVAPTGSGKTLAAFLWALDRLLVSAPAEPESLPGLDTARSARRKAPKRKTRVLYISPLKALGVDVERNLRAPLIGITQTAKRLGLPAPLITVGVRSGDTPASDRRALLSNPPDILITTPESLFLMLTSKARETLSEVDTIIVDEVHAVAGTKRGAHLAVSLERLDALLPKPAQRIGLSATVEPKELVAQFLAGSALVEIVAPPSKKNWDLTVSVPVEDMSDLQGAAGAFDSGPASGLQPQASIWPHVEEKIVDLVLANQSTIVFANSRRLAERLTARLNEIYAERQLIDAGGGWAEFGAGAPDFEAVPAAAPAGGAAGAPGPGSPTSTATPAHMMAQAGSTAGADPVLARAHHGSVSKDQRALIEDDLKSGRLRCVVATSSLELGIDMGAVDLVVQVESPPSVASGLQRVGRAGHQVGEVSQGVLFPKHRADLVHTTITVERMLAGKIERLFVPANPLDILAQQTVAATALGSIDVEDWFATVRRSAPFASLPRSAFEATLDLLAGRYPSDEFAELRPRIIWDRNAGTIEGRPGAQRLAVTSGGTIPDRGLFGVYIIGTEVEGTGSSGAKGSAGGDGRAASPAAAAAKGGRRVGELDEEMVYESRVGDVFALGATSWKIEDITHDRVLVSPAFGQPGKLPFWKGDSLGRPVDLGRALGAFVRELSASDVGPATERCKASGLDDFAANNLIQYLGEQKLATEVVPSDTTLVVERFHDELGDWRVVLHSPFGMPVHAPWALAVGQRLHQRYGMDGSAMAADDGIVLRVPMMEDEPPGAELFLFDPEELEQIVTAEVGGSALFASRFRECAARALLLPRQNPGKRQPLWQQRQRSAQLLDVARKYPTFPIVLETVRECLQDVYDLPALKDIAASIERRELRIVQTTTQQPSPFAKSLLFGYVAQFLYEGDSPLAERRAAALALDSTLLNELLGRVELRELLDAKVIDATERELQRLAPDRKVRGLEGVADLLRLLGPLTPEEVAARLEPAVEPGAAAGPAPETGPGVDAWPVEAPEVEVPEVAAPVADAAAHLVALHRANRAIKVNVGGGERYAAVEDAARLRDALGVPLPMGVPLAFIEPVADPLGDLVSRYARTHGPFTSAEAAARLGLGVAVVGTALKRLAADGRVVEGEFRPHAAPSAPAPDDEAGDGDAAAATAAAPAAPSLAGVSEWCDADVLRKLRRRSLAALRAEVEPVDAAAYGRFLPAWQNVRVPGKRGQSALRGLDGIITAVDQLSGVPIPASAWEPLILASRVSDYQPAMLDELMAAGEVLWSGAGALPGNDGWVSLHLADSAELTLNPAIEFEPGDAQQRLLDHLRNNGGGYFFRQLTDVAGGMDSVLSDQDVVSALWDLAWAGRITGDTFAPVRAMIAGGHTAHRQVARAPRARAPRMSRLGRAHGTGLLGSPGLTGGRYGSVTGTAPTPPLAAGRWSALPAPELDATIHARATAELLLDRYGVVTRGSVMAENILGGFGLMYKVLARLEEAGRCRRGYFIEHLGAAQFAVPATVDRLRSYAEDTELHKPEPVALALAATDPANPYGAALPWPALNVEAGTGHRPGRKAGALVVLVDGALVLYVERGGKTLLAFSEDTEVLAAAGAALVGVVTRGAVDKLIMEKVNGHGILDTPVAAALAHAGAYSTPKGLRIRA, encoded by the coding sequence GCGATCTCCTCCGGTGCGCACGCGCTCGTGGTTGCTCCCACCGGTTCCGGTAAAACGCTTGCGGCCTTCCTCTGGGCGCTCGACCGGCTGCTTGTCTCGGCCCCCGCCGAGCCCGAGTCGCTGCCCGGCCTGGACACCGCAAGAAGCGCCCGGCGGAAGGCGCCCAAGCGCAAGACCAGGGTCCTCTACATTTCGCCGCTCAAGGCGCTCGGCGTCGACGTCGAACGCAACCTCCGAGCCCCGCTGATCGGGATCACCCAGACCGCCAAACGCCTGGGCCTGCCTGCGCCGCTGATCACCGTGGGCGTCCGCTCCGGCGACACCCCGGCGTCGGACCGCCGCGCGCTGCTGAGCAACCCGCCGGACATCCTGATCACCACTCCCGAGTCGCTGTTCCTTATGCTGACGTCCAAGGCGCGGGAGACGTTGAGCGAGGTGGACACCATCATCGTTGACGAGGTCCACGCCGTCGCGGGTACCAAGCGCGGCGCGCACCTGGCCGTGTCGCTGGAACGCCTCGACGCCCTGCTGCCCAAGCCGGCCCAGCGGATCGGCCTCTCGGCGACGGTGGAGCCCAAGGAGCTGGTGGCGCAGTTCCTCGCCGGCTCCGCGCTGGTGGAGATCGTGGCCCCGCCGTCGAAGAAGAACTGGGATCTGACCGTCTCCGTGCCGGTGGAGGACATGTCCGATCTGCAGGGCGCGGCCGGCGCGTTCGACTCCGGCCCGGCCTCAGGGCTGCAGCCGCAGGCATCGATCTGGCCGCACGTCGAGGAAAAGATCGTGGACCTGGTGCTCGCCAACCAGTCCACCATTGTGTTCGCCAATTCCCGCCGGCTCGCCGAACGGCTGACCGCCCGGCTCAACGAGATCTACGCCGAGCGCCAGCTCATTGACGCCGGCGGCGGCTGGGCCGAGTTTGGTGCCGGTGCGCCGGACTTCGAAGCGGTCCCGGCGGCAGCGCCGGCGGGCGGCGCTGCCGGGGCACCAGGGCCGGGATCCCCGACGTCGACGGCGACCCCGGCCCACATGATGGCGCAGGCCGGCAGCACCGCCGGCGCGGATCCTGTCCTGGCCCGCGCGCACCACGGTTCGGTCTCCAAGGACCAGCGGGCCCTGATCGAGGACGACCTGAAATCCGGGCGCCTGCGCTGCGTGGTGGCCACTTCCTCCCTGGAACTCGGCATCGACATGGGCGCCGTGGATCTCGTGGTGCAGGTGGAGTCCCCTCCGTCCGTGGCCAGCGGGCTGCAGCGGGTGGGCCGCGCCGGCCACCAGGTCGGGGAGGTCTCCCAGGGTGTGCTGTTCCCCAAGCACCGCGCGGACCTGGTGCACACCACCATCACGGTGGAACGGATGCTCGCCGGCAAGATCGAACGGCTTTTCGTCCCCGCGAACCCGCTGGACATCCTGGCCCAGCAGACCGTCGCGGCCACGGCCCTGGGTTCCATCGATGTGGAGGACTGGTTCGCCACCGTGCGGCGGTCGGCCCCGTTCGCCTCGCTCCCCCGCTCCGCCTTCGAGGCAACCCTGGACCTGCTCGCCGGCCGCTACCCCTCGGACGAATTCGCGGAACTGCGGCCCCGCATCATCTGGGACCGGAACGCCGGCACCATCGAGGGGCGCCCCGGCGCGCAGCGGCTGGCCGTCACCTCCGGCGGCACCATCCCGGACCGCGGGCTCTTCGGCGTCTACATCATCGGCACCGAGGTCGAAGGGACCGGTTCCTCCGGCGCCAAGGGCTCCGCCGGCGGCGACGGCCGGGCTGCCAGCCCGGCCGCAGCCGCAGCCAAGGGCGGCCGCCGGGTCGGCGAACTCGACGAGGAAATGGTCTACGAATCCCGCGTGGGTGACGTGTTCGCACTGGGTGCGACCAGCTGGAAGATCGAGGACATCACCCACGACCGCGTCCTGGTCTCCCCCGCCTTCGGCCAGCCCGGGAAACTCCCGTTCTGGAAAGGTGATTCCCTCGGCCGCCCGGTGGACCTGGGCCGCGCCCTCGGCGCGTTCGTGCGCGAGCTGTCCGCGTCCGACGTCGGGCCGGCCACCGAACGCTGCAAGGCCAGCGGCCTGGACGATTTCGCCGCCAACAACCTGATCCAGTACCTCGGCGAGCAAAAGCTGGCCACCGAGGTGGTCCCCAGCGACACCACCTTGGTGGTGGAGCGCTTCCACGACGAGCTCGGCGACTGGCGGGTGGTGCTGCACAGCCCCTTTGGCATGCCGGTGCACGCGCCGTGGGCCCTCGCCGTCGGGCAGCGGCTGCACCAGCGCTACGGCATGGACGGTTCCGCAATGGCCGCCGACGACGGCATCGTCCTGCGGGTACCCATGATGGAGGATGAGCCGCCCGGCGCCGAGCTCTTCCTCTTCGATCCGGAGGAACTCGAACAGATCGTCACGGCGGAGGTCGGCGGCAGCGCGCTCTTCGCCTCCCGCTTCCGCGAGTGCGCCGCCCGGGCCCTGCTCCTGCCCCGGCAGAACCCCGGCAAACGGCAGCCCCTGTGGCAGCAGCGGCAGCGCTCAGCCCAGTTGCTCGACGTCGCCCGGAAGTACCCCACGTTCCCGATCGTCCTCGAGACCGTCCGAGAATGCCTGCAGGACGTCTACGACCTCCCGGCGCTGAAGGATATCGCCGCCTCGATCGAGCGCCGCGAGCTGCGGATCGTGCAAACCACCACCCAGCAGCCCTCACCGTTCGCCAAGTCCCTGCTGTTCGGCTATGTCGCGCAGTTCCTTTACGAGGGCGATTCCCCGCTCGCCGAGCGCCGGGCCGCGGCGCTGGCGCTGGATTCGACCCTGCTCAATGAGCTCCTTGGCCGGGTGGAGCTGCGGGAGCTGCTCGATGCGAAGGTCATTGACGCCACCGAGAGGGAGCTGCAGCGCCTCGCGCCGGACCGGAAGGTCCGCGGGCTCGAAGGGGTCGCGGACCTGCTCCGCCTGCTCGGCCCGCTCACCCCGGAGGAGGTCGCCGCACGGCTCGAACCGGCGGTTGAGCCCGGGGCGGCCGCTGGGCCTGCTCCGGAAACTGGGCCGGGCGTTGACGCGTGGCCTGTAGAGGCTCCGGAGGTCGAGGTTCCGGAGGTCGCGGCCCCCGTCGCCGACGCCGCCGCCCACCTCGTGGCGCTCCACCGCGCCAACCGCGCCATCAAGGTCAACGTCGGCGGCGGCGAGCGCTACGCCGCAGTGGAGGACGCCGCCCGCCTGCGCGACGCCCTCGGCGTCCCGCTGCCGATGGGGGTGCCGCTGGCCTTCATCGAGCCGGTCGCTGATCCTTTGGGTGACCTCGTCTCACGCTACGCCCGCACCCATGGCCCCTTCACCTCCGCCGAGGCGGCCGCCCGGCTGGGACTCGGCGTCGCCGTCGTCGGCACAGCGCTGAAGCGGCTCGCCGCGGACGGACGCGTCGTTGAAGGCGAGTTCCGCCCGCACGCCGCGCCGTCGGCACCGGCGCCCGACGATGAGGCCGGCGACGGCGACGCGGCTGCCGCGACGGCCGCCGCACCCGCGGCCCCGTCACTGGCCGGCGTCAGCGAATGGTGCGACGCCGACGTCCTGCGCAAGCTCCGCCGCCGTTCGCTCGCCGCGCTGCGGGCCGAGGTGGAGCCCGTGGACGCCGCCGCGTACGGCCGTTTCCTGCCGGCCTGGCAGAACGTCCGGGTCCCGGGCAAGCGCGGGCAGTCGGCGCTGCGCGGCCTGGACGGGATCATCACCGCCGTCGACCAGCTCTCGGGCGTGCCCATTCCGGCCTCCGCCTGGGAACCGCTGATCCTCGCCAGCCGGGTGTCGGACTACCAGCCCGCCATGCTCGATGAGCTCATGGCAGCTGGCGAAGTGCTCTGGTCCGGCGCGGGCGCGCTCCCCGGCAACGACGGCTGGGTGAGCCTGCACCTGGCCGATTCCGCCGAACTGACCCTGAACCCGGCCATCGAGTTCGAGCCCGGCGACGCGCAGCAGCGGCTGCTGGACCACCTGCGCAACAACGGCGGCGGCTATTTCTTCCGGCAGCTGACCGACGTCGCCGGCGGCATGGACTCGGTGCTCAGCGACCAGGACGTCGTCTCCGCGCTCTGGGACCTCGCGTGGGCGGGGCGGATCACGGGCGACACCTTTGCCCCGGTCCGGGCGATGATTGCCGGCGGCCACACGGCGCACCGGCAGGTTGCCCGCGCCCCGCGGGCCCGGGCTCCCCGGATGAGCCGGCTGGGACGCGCCCACGGGACCGGTTTGCTGGGTTCCCCCGGGCTGACCGGAGGGCGGTACGGCTCCGTGACCGGCACGGCTCCGACTCCGCCCCTGGCCGCGGGCCGCTGGTCCGCTCTTCCCGCCCCCGAACTGGATGCCACAATCCACGCCCGGGCCACCGCGGAACTCCTCCTGGACCGGTACGGCGTGGTCACCCGGGGGTCGGTCATGGCCGAGAACATCCTGGGCGGTTTCGGCCTCATGTACAAGGTCCTGGCCCGGCTGGAGGAAGCCGGCCGGTGCCGCCGCGGCTACTTCATCGAGCACCTTGGCGCGGCACAGTTTGCCGTGCCCGCGACCGTTGACCGGCTCCGCTCCTACGCCGAGGATACCGAGCTGCACAAGCCCGAGCCGGTGGCCCTGGCCCTGGCCGCCACGGACCCCGCCAATCCCTACGGCGCCGCCCTGCCCTGGCCGGCCCTGAACGTCGAGGCGGGAACCGGCCACCGCCCGGGCCGGAAGGCGGGTGCCCTTGTGGTGCTGGTCGACGGCGCCCTGGTCCTGTACGTGGAACGCGGCGGCAAGACCCTGCTGGCGTTCAGCGAGGACACGGAGGTCCTGGCCGCGGCCGGCGCGGCCCTGGTGGGCGTGGTCACCCGCGGCGCGGTGGACAAACTGATCATGGAAAAGGTCAACGGCCACGGCATCCTGGACACACCCGTCGCCGCAGCCCTGGCCCACGCCGGCGCCTATTCCACTCCGAAGGGACTGAGGATCCGTGCCTGA
- a CDS encoding DNA-formamidopyrimidine glycosylase family protein, translating into MPEGDSVFRAAAQLHAALAGQQLISSDFRVPRFATLKLGGWTVTEVVPRGKHLLMRVEGPARQGGSPAEPDRLTIHSHLKMEGTWQVYPPGGRWRKPGFTARCVLRTASADAVGFSLGILEVVRTSEEDSIVGHLGPDLLGPDWDLAEAERRIRAAPDVPIGVALLDQRNLAGIGNIYRCEACFLAGVHPAAPVSAVPDVAAIIAHARLLLEANLGPGRRTTVLNPRGAAVGRTSGLPGYWVYRREHQPCLKCRTPVRRGVLATATGTEERDIYYCPACQPAPGAG; encoded by the coding sequence GTGCCTGAGGGCGATTCGGTCTTCCGAGCGGCCGCCCAGCTCCATGCCGCGCTGGCGGGCCAGCAACTGATCTCCTCCGATTTCCGCGTGCCTCGGTTCGCCACCCTCAAACTGGGCGGCTGGACCGTGACCGAGGTGGTCCCGCGCGGCAAACACCTGCTGATGCGGGTGGAGGGCCCGGCACGGCAAGGTGGCAGCCCGGCGGAACCGGACCGGCTGACAATCCATTCCCACCTCAAGATGGAGGGCACCTGGCAGGTCTACCCACCGGGTGGCCGGTGGCGAAAACCGGGCTTCACCGCCCGCTGCGTGCTGCGCACCGCGTCGGCGGACGCCGTCGGATTCTCGCTCGGCATCCTCGAGGTGGTCCGCACCTCCGAGGAAGACTCCATCGTCGGCCACCTGGGCCCGGATCTGCTCGGTCCGGACTGGGACCTCGCCGAGGCGGAGCGGCGGATCCGCGCCGCGCCCGACGTTCCGATCGGCGTCGCGCTGCTGGACCAGCGGAACCTCGCGGGGATCGGCAACATCTACCGCTGCGAGGCCTGTTTCCTGGCCGGTGTGCACCCGGCGGCGCCTGTCTCGGCCGTGCCTGACGTGGCCGCGATCATCGCCCATGCCAGGCTCCTGCTGGAGGCCAATCTGGGGCCCGGACGCCGGACCACCGTCCTGAACCCGCGCGGTGCTGCCGTGGGCCGGACGTCAGGGCTGCCCGGCTACTGGGTCTACCGGCGCGAACACCAGCCCTGCCTCAAGTGCCGGACCCCGGTGCGGCGCGGAGTCCTCGCCACGGCCACCGGCACGGAGGAACGGGACATCTATTACTGCCCTGCGTGCCAGCCGGCGCCGGGCGCGGGCTAG